In a single window of the Littorina saxatilis isolate snail1 linkage group LG5, US_GU_Lsax_2.0, whole genome shotgun sequence genome:
- the LOC138966857 gene encoding uncharacterized protein — MVRTKPSTTRGAPKSTKKRTDQVKSQWKAKKSAQSASVLTDVTEFVPVLGSSASATFSASIPSTENILGTKTRSEFKKESYERFVSGGVDTKSSAATETLVKTQRGVVDFAEVDSMVASLCCPQCKNKCLSLCTDSRPTSGLAVFAQVNCSSCEEPVYEQYLATKFKSKTKVFDMNRQAVYSSLACGLGATTFRNFCENMDLAGLHHKTFHTHASQLFTQLEGFRKHVFSETVAYVREVHARYCGTTLGVDDTLNIIVSYDGTWLTRGHSSHIGVGCAVDLLTGLCVDAHVMCTYCQVCESTGQKLFQEKPEEYAAWLVDHLDKCEVNYKGSSGMMEVEAARVIWRRSVNTNKLRYTTLLSDGDSKTFTELNDIKPYGEDIHIDKEECVNHVSKRLGTALRNMVTDCRKRGVTLGGRGRGQLTGNAIRKLQIYYNRAIRSNKDVCSMKKAIMASLYHCFSTDENPQHELCPAGESSWCFFQEALAKHQVPGPHKHLIHTPLNEEKLAAHLLPIYERLSEEHLLSRCVSGKTQNANECLHSLIWSRCAKDHFASRSRVEFAVLTAIREFNFGPAAAADSAQFFGFQTGHHMKRLGAARMHKRVRNSLKAVRDKQSKRRDKVRAAKSKRLEELVQLEGGPAYAAGMF; from the exons atggttcgcaccaagccatcaacaaccagAGGAGCCCCAAAATCTACGAAAAAGAGGACAGATCAAGTGAAGAGTCAATGGAAGGCGAAGAAATCAGCGCAATCAGCTTCTGTGCTGACTGACGTGACAGAATTTGTGCCGGTTTTGGggtcgtctgctagtgctacaTTTTCCGCGTCGATTCCTTCAACTGAAAACATTCTCGGCACGAAGACAAGAAGTGAGTTCAAAAAAGAATCGTATGAGAGGTTTGTTTCCGGTGGAGTTGACACTAAGTCATCTGCTGCTACTGAAACCCTGGTAAAAACCCAGAGGGGTGTTGTAGACTTTGCCGAAGTAGACAGTATGGTTGCAAGTTTGTGCTGTCCACAGTGCAAAAACAAGTGCTTGTCTCTTTGCACAGACTCCAGACCAACAAGTGGCTTGGCAGTATTTGCCCAGGTGAACTGTTCTTCGTGCGAAGAGCCTGTGTATGAACAGTATCTGGCGACAAAATTTAAATCCAAGACAAAAGTGTTCGACATGAACAGACAGGCAGTGTATTCCTCGCTTGCTTGTGGACTGGGAGCCACCACATTCAgaaatttctgtgaaaacatggATTTAGCTGGACTTCACCACAAGACCTTTCATACTCATGCCAGCCAACTATTCACACAACTAGAGGGATTCCGGAAGCATGTGTTCAGTGAGACTGTTGCATATGTTCGAGAAGTTCATGCAAGATACTGTGGCACTACTCTTGGTGTCGATGACACCCTGAACATTATTGTGAGCTATGATGGCACCTGGCTTACTCGTGGACACTCTTCGCACATTGGAGTTGGGTGTGCTGTGGACTTACTTACTGGACTCTGTGTTGATGCCCATGTCATGTGTACCTACTGCCAGGTGTGCGAGTCTACGGGGCAGAAGCTGTTTCAGGAAAAACCAGAGGAGTATGCGGCCTGGCTCGTGGACCACTTGGACAAGTGTGAGGTGAACTATAAAG gCTCATCAGGGATGATGGAGGTGGAAGCAGCCCGTGTCATATGGCGTCGATCGGTGAACACCAACAAGCTTCGCTACACAACACTTCTGTCGGACGGTGACTCCAAGACTTTTACAGAGCTCAACGACATCAAGCCCTATGGTGAGGATATTCACATTGACAAGGAAGAGTGTGTGAACCATGTGAGTAAACGACTTGGTACAGCTCTTCGCAACATGGTGACAGACTGCCGAAAGCGAGGGGTGACTCTTGGTGGACGTGGAAGGGGTCAGCTGACAGGCAATGCCATACGCAAGCTACAGATTTACTACAACCGGGCAATTCGTAGCAACAAGGATGTGTGTAGCATGAAAAAAGCAATCATGGCATCACTGTACCATTGTTTTTCCACTGACGAAAATCCACAACATGAACTTTGTCCTGCTGGAGAGAGCTCGTGGTGTTTCTTTCAGGAAGCGCTGGCGAAGCACCAAGTTCCAGGTCCACACAAACACCTCATCCACACACCCCTCAATGAGGAGAAGTTAGCTGCACACCTGTTGCCCATTTATGAGAGACTTTCTGAAGAACACCTACTCAGCAGATGTGTTTCTGgcaagacacaaaatgccaatGAGTGTCTCCACAGCCTCATTTGGTCAAGATGTGCTAAGGACCACTTTGCTTCCCGCAGTCGTGTTGAGTTTGCAGTCTTGACTGCTATTAGAGAGTTCAACTTTggacctgctgctgctgccgactCTGCCCAGTTCTTCGGATTCCAGACTGGACATCACATGAAGAGGCTTGGAGCAGCCAGGATGCACAAGAGGGTGCGGAACAGTCTGAAGGCTGTGAGAGACAAGCAAAGTAAAAGGAGAGACAAAGTGCGGGCAGCCAAGTCAAAGAGACTGGAAGAACTTGTTCAGCTGGAAGGTGGCCCTGCATATGCAGCAGGCATGTTCTAA